A genomic window from Stigmatopora argus isolate UIUO_Sarg chromosome 13, RoL_Sarg_1.0, whole genome shotgun sequence includes:
- the LOC144087077 gene encoding uncharacterized protein LOC144087077 isoform X2 — MTQDTMAMKGTSCWSPNYEWIDGLLYRKKLERGFLNFREVLDEDRRLEAIATFHRRSNGKRHLSLEETYKCVADNYWWDGMYFQIRDFVLDCPECRSHHCKREQGGQGCVTKTMASHSSDMLRKLKSQREAGMFCDITLRTNGRSYAAHRAVLAAVSDHFQEIFTEMDSSIKADIDLTGFSEDSLLCLLDFSYSSTLCVRQEDLPEVITMARHLGMWPAVEACSALMKEHHHVPHPSRDFKLAYGVVCGQQIETKREPKDNTGGFWRTLNTSDESLDGSPSCNSNGTPDARVKNGLPVSPSHRMKLMDFKSPSSKKRAASRNLLGTPQSKSYSPLAPSNTRLLRSSPGAAQKVQRLLPTQESPRGNRKSRTPISSPICSPVRVKEEVEEVQVDEEDYARAQEKYKLMLVLGLQRTALLPRPEDLIGWRQKKRLRKLKANNYSLTKRRKPRSVPPVLPYRPVTLSLPLCDPVNNLLNKTMKTKSDAPPIVEGIRKRHNPNKQVPPSDRSMRSQGILPNIFQATTQSVFSGRELRRSVRNGVGVPPPPPPQQPQRRSANKTPANNTFRIKPEPAEYSVSGHCLASNNQTSQRTCARNTVKAVKTLRYNSGRPGTKAKPKQGSGRDQAKPSRGRPRKVLREETNADKQVKTDHSGCGFQFSERSSPPAIYNHPLYKVIKEEPADPVPVGSALFLDPPSPDLGKRQSKPPIKLLDSGFLFSFCRPSVATMGIKKEEESVDICLTRSVSQVRDKFGRGKGSLAALTIVKRERVEKNVTQTPKNNHRDSVPMVRSRRSTATRITPKQEPSAIPVSGRTHAVVDSVRRARLKQLRGPRSQAPKAPRAAHSCAECAVSYRDCDTLIMHRLRHIEGKHWPCLLCSKTFFRLRNVRNHIRTHDPKLYKCRSCIAAGS; from the exons ATGACACAAGACACGATGGCCATGAAAGGGACGAGTTGCTGGTCTCCAAACTATGAGTGGATCGACGGTCTGCTGTACCGAAAAAAGCTGGAGAGGGGTTTCCTTAACTTTCGAGAAGTTTTGGATGAAGATCGGAGATTGGAGGCGATCGCTACCTTTCATCGACGATCAAATGGCAAACGGCATCTCTCCCTTGAGGAGACTTACAAATGTGTGGCTGATAACTACTGGTGGGATG GGATGTACTTCCAGATCCGAGACTTTGTGCTGGACTGTCCTGAGTGTCGCAGTCATCATTGCAAGAGAGAG CAAGGTGGCCAAGGATGCGTCACAAAAACAATGGCGTCGCACAGTTCTGATATGCTACGGAAGCTGAAGAGTCAGCGGGAGGCAGGGATGTTCTGTGACATCACCTTGCGCACAAATGGGCGCTCCTACGCTGCGCACAGAGCGGTCCTGGCGGCTGTGAGCGACCACTTCCAGGAGATCTTTACAGAGATGGACTCCAGTATTAAGGCGGACATAGATCTCACTG GCTTCAGTGAGGATAGCCTTTTGTGTTTGCTGGACTTCTCCTACTCCTCCACTCTATGCGTGCGCCAGGAGGACCTCCCCGAAGTCATTACCATGGCCCGCCACCTGGGCATGTGGCCCGCCGTGGAGGCTTGCTCCGCTCTCATGAAAGAGCACCACCACGTCCCTCACCCGAGCCGGGATTTCAAATTGGCCTATGGCGTCGTTTGCGGGCAGCAAATAGAAACCAAAAGGGAACCGAAGGATAACACCGGCGGCTTCTGGCGAACCCTGAACACATCTGACGAGTCTTTGGACGGAAGTCCGAGTTGCAATTCGAATGGGACGCCAGATGCTAGAGTTAAAAACGGACTCCCCGTGAGCCCCTCGCACAGGATGAAGCTAATGGACTTTAAATCTCCTTCTTCTAAGAAGCGAGCTGCTTCCAGAAATCTCCTGGGTACCCCACAGTCCAAGAGTTACTCCCCCCTGGCACCATCTAACACCCGTCTTTTGCGCTCAAGTCCTGGCGCCGCGCAGAAGGTTCAGCGATTGCTCCCTACGCAGGAAAGTCCGCGGGGAAACCGGAAATCGCGGACCCCCATATCCAGTCCGATTTGCAGTCCTGTCAGGGTGAAGGAGGAAGTGGAAGAAGTGCAAGTTGATGAGGAGGACTATGCAAGAGCTCAGGAGAAATACAAACTAATGCTGGTTCTCGGACTGCAGAGGACCGCCCTTCTCCCCCGACCCGAAGATTTGATCGGTTGGAGGCAAAAGAAACGACTCAGGAAGCTAAAAGCCAACAACTACTCTCTAACCAAGAGACGGAAACCCCGTTCTGTGCCCCCGGTGCTGCCATACAGGCCCGTGACCCTGTCTCTTCCCCTTTGTGACCCTGTTAACAATCTCCTCAACAAAACTATGAAAACAAAGTCGGATGCTCCCCCCATTGTAGAAGGAATTAGGAAGAGACATAATCCTAATAAACAAGTCCCGCCAAGTGACCGGAGCATGCGCAGCCAGGGCATCCTACCCAATATCTTCCAAGCCACGACCCAGTCTGTCTTCAGTGGAAGAGAGCTCAGGCGCTCCGTCAGGAATGGCGTCGGagtccctcctcctcctcctccccagcAGCCCCAACGCCGTAGCGCCAACAAAACACCTGCAAACAACACGTTCAGGATCAAACCCGAACCAGCCGAATATTCAGTCTCAGGTCATTGTCTCGCTTCGAACAATCAAACTTCTCAGAGGACCTGTGCCAGGAACACCGTCAAGGCAGTTAAGACGCTCCGCTACAACAGTGGCCGTCCAGGGACGAAAGCAAAACCGAAGCAGGGCAGTGGAAGAGACCAAGCGAAGCCCTCGCGGGGCAGGCCCAGAAAAGTCTTAAGGGAGGAGACGAACGCTGACAAACAAGTGAAGACCGATCATTCCGGTTGTGGGTTTCAATTCTCAGAGCGCTCTTCTCCCCCGGCCATCTACAACCACCCTCTGTACAAAGTCATCAAAGAAGAACCCGCAGATCCGGTGCCGGTCGGCAGCGCCCTCTTCTTAGATCCTCCCTCCCCGGACCTGGGAAAACGCCAGAGCAAACCCCCCATCAAACTACTGGACTCTGGCTTTTTGTTCAGCTTCTGCCGACCGTCAGTGGCGACCATGGGGATCAAAAAAGAAGAGGAGAGCGTGGATATCTGTTTGACGCGCTCCGTTTCGCAAGTCCGTGACAAGTTTGGAAGAGGCAAAGGTTCGCTGGCTGCGTTGACAATAGTGAAAAGGGAGAGGGTAGAGAAGAACGTGACCCAGACACCCAAAAACAACCATCGGGACAGTGTTCCTATGGTCAGATCCAGAAGGTCAACAGCTACACGGATCACACCAAAG CAAGAGCCAAGCGCCATCCCCGTGAGCGGCAGGACCCACGCGGTAGTGGACTCGGTTCGTCGGGCGAGGCTAAAGCAACTACGGGGCCCGCGCAGCCAGGCCCCCAAAGCCCCGAGGGCGGCCCACTCCTGTGCGGAATGCGCTGTTTCCTACCGGGACTGCGACACGCTCATTATGCACCGCCTGCGTCACATCGAGGGCAAGCACTGGCCGTGTCTG CTTTGCAGTAAGACGTTCTTTCGACTGAGGAATGTACGAAACCATATCCGCACCCACGACCCCAAGTTGTACAAATGCCGGAGCTGCATTGCCGCAGGCTCCTGA
- the LOC144087077 gene encoding uncharacterized protein LOC144087077 isoform X1, producing MTQDTMAMKGTSCWSPNYEWIDGLLYRKKLERGFLNFREVLDEDRRLEAIATFHRRSNGKRHLSLEETYKCVADNYWWDGMYFQIRDFVLDCPECRSHHCKREKQGGQGCVTKTMASHSSDMLRKLKSQREAGMFCDITLRTNGRSYAAHRAVLAAVSDHFQEIFTEMDSSIKADIDLTGFSEDSLLCLLDFSYSSTLCVRQEDLPEVITMARHLGMWPAVEACSALMKEHHHVPHPSRDFKLAYGVVCGQQIETKREPKDNTGGFWRTLNTSDESLDGSPSCNSNGTPDARVKNGLPVSPSHRMKLMDFKSPSSKKRAASRNLLGTPQSKSYSPLAPSNTRLLRSSPGAAQKVQRLLPTQESPRGNRKSRTPISSPICSPVRVKEEVEEVQVDEEDYARAQEKYKLMLVLGLQRTALLPRPEDLIGWRQKKRLRKLKANNYSLTKRRKPRSVPPVLPYRPVTLSLPLCDPVNNLLNKTMKTKSDAPPIVEGIRKRHNPNKQVPPSDRSMRSQGILPNIFQATTQSVFSGRELRRSVRNGVGVPPPPPPQQPQRRSANKTPANNTFRIKPEPAEYSVSGHCLASNNQTSQRTCARNTVKAVKTLRYNSGRPGTKAKPKQGSGRDQAKPSRGRPRKVLREETNADKQVKTDHSGCGFQFSERSSPPAIYNHPLYKVIKEEPADPVPVGSALFLDPPSPDLGKRQSKPPIKLLDSGFLFSFCRPSVATMGIKKEEESVDICLTRSVSQVRDKFGRGKGSLAALTIVKRERVEKNVTQTPKNNHRDSVPMVRSRRSTATRITPKQEPSAIPVSGRTHAVVDSVRRARLKQLRGPRSQAPKAPRAAHSCAECAVSYRDCDTLIMHRLRHIEGKHWPCLLCSKTFFRLRNVRNHIRTHDPKLYKCRSCIAAGS from the exons ATGACACAAGACACGATGGCCATGAAAGGGACGAGTTGCTGGTCTCCAAACTATGAGTGGATCGACGGTCTGCTGTACCGAAAAAAGCTGGAGAGGGGTTTCCTTAACTTTCGAGAAGTTTTGGATGAAGATCGGAGATTGGAGGCGATCGCTACCTTTCATCGACGATCAAATGGCAAACGGCATCTCTCCCTTGAGGAGACTTACAAATGTGTGGCTGATAACTACTGGTGGGATG GGATGTACTTCCAGATCCGAGACTTTGTGCTGGACTGTCCTGAGTGTCGCAGTCATCATTGCAAGAGAGAG AAGCAAGGTGGCCAAGGATGCGTCACAAAAACAATGGCGTCGCACAGTTCTGATATGCTACGGAAGCTGAAGAGTCAGCGGGAGGCAGGGATGTTCTGTGACATCACCTTGCGCACAAATGGGCGCTCCTACGCTGCGCACAGAGCGGTCCTGGCGGCTGTGAGCGACCACTTCCAGGAGATCTTTACAGAGATGGACTCCAGTATTAAGGCGGACATAGATCTCACTG GCTTCAGTGAGGATAGCCTTTTGTGTTTGCTGGACTTCTCCTACTCCTCCACTCTATGCGTGCGCCAGGAGGACCTCCCCGAAGTCATTACCATGGCCCGCCACCTGGGCATGTGGCCCGCCGTGGAGGCTTGCTCCGCTCTCATGAAAGAGCACCACCACGTCCCTCACCCGAGCCGGGATTTCAAATTGGCCTATGGCGTCGTTTGCGGGCAGCAAATAGAAACCAAAAGGGAACCGAAGGATAACACCGGCGGCTTCTGGCGAACCCTGAACACATCTGACGAGTCTTTGGACGGAAGTCCGAGTTGCAATTCGAATGGGACGCCAGATGCTAGAGTTAAAAACGGACTCCCCGTGAGCCCCTCGCACAGGATGAAGCTAATGGACTTTAAATCTCCTTCTTCTAAGAAGCGAGCTGCTTCCAGAAATCTCCTGGGTACCCCACAGTCCAAGAGTTACTCCCCCCTGGCACCATCTAACACCCGTCTTTTGCGCTCAAGTCCTGGCGCCGCGCAGAAGGTTCAGCGATTGCTCCCTACGCAGGAAAGTCCGCGGGGAAACCGGAAATCGCGGACCCCCATATCCAGTCCGATTTGCAGTCCTGTCAGGGTGAAGGAGGAAGTGGAAGAAGTGCAAGTTGATGAGGAGGACTATGCAAGAGCTCAGGAGAAATACAAACTAATGCTGGTTCTCGGACTGCAGAGGACCGCCCTTCTCCCCCGACCCGAAGATTTGATCGGTTGGAGGCAAAAGAAACGACTCAGGAAGCTAAAAGCCAACAACTACTCTCTAACCAAGAGACGGAAACCCCGTTCTGTGCCCCCGGTGCTGCCATACAGGCCCGTGACCCTGTCTCTTCCCCTTTGTGACCCTGTTAACAATCTCCTCAACAAAACTATGAAAACAAAGTCGGATGCTCCCCCCATTGTAGAAGGAATTAGGAAGAGACATAATCCTAATAAACAAGTCCCGCCAAGTGACCGGAGCATGCGCAGCCAGGGCATCCTACCCAATATCTTCCAAGCCACGACCCAGTCTGTCTTCAGTGGAAGAGAGCTCAGGCGCTCCGTCAGGAATGGCGTCGGagtccctcctcctcctcctccccagcAGCCCCAACGCCGTAGCGCCAACAAAACACCTGCAAACAACACGTTCAGGATCAAACCCGAACCAGCCGAATATTCAGTCTCAGGTCATTGTCTCGCTTCGAACAATCAAACTTCTCAGAGGACCTGTGCCAGGAACACCGTCAAGGCAGTTAAGACGCTCCGCTACAACAGTGGCCGTCCAGGGACGAAAGCAAAACCGAAGCAGGGCAGTGGAAGAGACCAAGCGAAGCCCTCGCGGGGCAGGCCCAGAAAAGTCTTAAGGGAGGAGACGAACGCTGACAAACAAGTGAAGACCGATCATTCCGGTTGTGGGTTTCAATTCTCAGAGCGCTCTTCTCCCCCGGCCATCTACAACCACCCTCTGTACAAAGTCATCAAAGAAGAACCCGCAGATCCGGTGCCGGTCGGCAGCGCCCTCTTCTTAGATCCTCCCTCCCCGGACCTGGGAAAACGCCAGAGCAAACCCCCCATCAAACTACTGGACTCTGGCTTTTTGTTCAGCTTCTGCCGACCGTCAGTGGCGACCATGGGGATCAAAAAAGAAGAGGAGAGCGTGGATATCTGTTTGACGCGCTCCGTTTCGCAAGTCCGTGACAAGTTTGGAAGAGGCAAAGGTTCGCTGGCTGCGTTGACAATAGTGAAAAGGGAGAGGGTAGAGAAGAACGTGACCCAGACACCCAAAAACAACCATCGGGACAGTGTTCCTATGGTCAGATCCAGAAGGTCAACAGCTACACGGATCACACCAAAG CAAGAGCCAAGCGCCATCCCCGTGAGCGGCAGGACCCACGCGGTAGTGGACTCGGTTCGTCGGGCGAGGCTAAAGCAACTACGGGGCCCGCGCAGCCAGGCCCCCAAAGCCCCGAGGGCGGCCCACTCCTGTGCGGAATGCGCTGTTTCCTACCGGGACTGCGACACGCTCATTATGCACCGCCTGCGTCACATCGAGGGCAAGCACTGGCCGTGTCTG CTTTGCAGTAAGACGTTCTTTCGACTGAGGAATGTACGAAACCATATCCGCACCCACGACCCCAAGTTGTACAAATGCCGGAGCTGCATTGCCGCAGGCTCCTGA